Part of the Gilliamella sp. wkB7 genome is shown below.
TTAGGTAGCTACTTACAGGCCAAATCCTGTTTTGGTAAGTGGCTTGTTCGCATTGAAGATATCGACCCACCTAGAGAAGTTAAAGGGGCATCATCTCTCATTCTAAAAACGCTTGAAACTCTTCATTTATATTGGGATGATGAGATTTTATATCAATCAAACTGTAGTGAGCGTTATCAAGCTGTCCTGCAATCGCTACTCAATAAACAACAAGCATATTATTGTAATTGCACAAGGCAACGAATTCACAATTTAGCAAATAGAATTTATGACGGTTTTTGCCGTAATCGACTATTGTCAGTTAAAGATAAAGATCAATTGGCTATTCGTATAAAACAAAATCATCCAGTTTTAACTTTTACTGACAAAATCCGAGGCGAACAAACTGCCCAACTAGCAGATGCCTTAGAAGATTTTATTATTCATCGCAAAGATGGTTTATTTGCTTATAATCTAGTGGTCGTACTTGATGATCATGAGCAAGGCATTACAGAAATAGTACGGGGCGCGGATCTTTTACCCGTCACAACCAAACAAATTTCACTTTATCAGCTATTTGATTTTAGTGTACCGACGTACTGCCATTTACCATTAGCTTTAGATAAGAATGGTCATAAGCTTTCAAAACAAAATCATGCCCGCCCTATCGATTTAAACAACCTTAAAGCGTTAACAGTTCAAGCTTTGCAATTTTTAGGGCAAAAAGTGCCAAAAGATTGGCAAGATGCAACCCAACAACAACTTTTAGATTGGGCAATACAACATTGGCAGATCACAAATGTCCCTAAACAAAATACCCAATTAGCCACCGATATATGATAAATTTGGTGTGATGCCAACCTGATGATCATGTAGCAAATGCTTTTCTGGTTTGATCATTAATGAAGCAAAAATTCTGGTTTTTAATTGTGTTTTTTGCTCAGGGCTTACCAACAAATCACGTAAATCAACGGCTGCATCACCAAACAGGCAATAGTGTAATTTACCAACCGATGAAACTCGCAATCGATTACAACTTTTACAAAAATCTTTGGAATACGGCATAATTAACCCAATTTTACCTTGGTAATCGTTATGTACATATACTTTGGCAGGTCCTGACAATGGCATTTTGGGCTGTAACTGCCAACCTTGAGCAATGAGCTGTGATTCAATTATGCTACCTGCGGTATGATATCGTTTAAACACATCATTACTATCACCTGTTTCCATCAACTCAATAAAGCGCAACTCTACTGGACGATGTTTAATCCACAACAAGTAATCATCAAGATTATCATTCATATTTTTCATCAGAACGGTATTAATTTTGACCTTTTTTATACCAACTTCCAATGATTTTTCAACACATTGCATTAGCTCTTTGAGTTTATCTTGGCCGGTAATTAATTTGAATAAATGTGGAGATAGACTATCAATACTGATGTTAATCGCATTCAGTCCAGCTTGTTGCCAATGTGCAATATTTTTTAATAAACGCGATCCGTTGGTGGTAATTGCCAGTTCTTTAACACGAGAATAAGAGGAAATAATTGACAAAATATCAACAAAATCGCGTCGTAATGTGGGTTCTCCACCAGTTAAACGAATTTTATGCACACCAAGTTCAGTGAACGTAGATACAACATTATCAATTTCATTAAGCGAAAGAAACGTATGATTTTTATTAGGTCGATAACCATTTGGTAAACAATACTGACACTGAAAATTACACAGCTCAGTAATCGATAAACGCAAATATTGAAATCGCCGTTGATAATTATCAACTAATTGCATATATATACTTTAAACACCTTATCCAAGTCGGGAAGCATAGCCATTTCTGCGCTATACTGCGGCTAATTGACCATATGAGTAACATTATCACTTAGGTAAAATAGCTTCAGAGTTTGGTTAAGTCTAGCACAGTCTTAATTTATTGACTATGAGCAATTATTTAATATCATCATAATAAAAATCAATTTGTTTTTTACTTTCTTATTAATATGATCACCTTTTTTAAAGATAATTTGTCTAAACAGTCCGTCTACTAAATGATTACCGATAAAACAGCAAAAGTATTTCTCTTTTAAAAAAGGTCTTTTACCCAAAAAACACAGAGAAAAAGCAAAAATTGGGGGACAACAATAAAAGTCCTTTTTCATCAATTTCTACCTTTCTTAGCTGACTGGCCATCCACCTAAATAATCAAAAATCAGTTTTCATTGATAACATCATTACTTAATAACTAAAATTGAAATAATTTTATACTGCGTTTACCTTTAAATCATTGTTAAATATCATATTGAAAAAATTGGATAAAAGAAGAACAATTGTATTTTTTCATTTGGTATTAATTAAGTTATTTATAAATTAAGCTATTATCAGCTTTACTTATTCTTTATTCTGTTTGAATATATAATGATTTTTTGCCGATAAAACCGTCAAATGGAGGTTGTAATGATTACCCACATTAGCCCATTAGGATCAATGGACTTACTTGCTCAAGCTGAAGTCGATATTTTAAAAAAATCAGCCAATAGTGATCTTTATCAGTTGTTTAGAAACTGTTCTTTAGCAACACTCAATGCTGGCAGCAAAACCGATAATACTAAAGATCTGTTAGATAGATTCCAATCTTTTGAAATTAATGTTATTAGTAAAGAACGAGGGGTTAAGTTAGAGCTTATTAATGCCCCCGAAAGTGCATTTGTTGATAAACGAATTATTCGCTCAATTCAAGCTAATCTATTTGCGGTTTTACGTGATATTCTTTTTTTAAATAGCCAAATAATGGCAATAAAACATTTGGTTCCTAATGATAAACTTGAAAAAGAACATTCCTATTACATCACCAATCTTGTTTTTTCTATTTTACGTAATGCTAATGCACTCCATGTTGGTGAGGAACCGAATCTCATTGTTTGTTGGGGTGGACATTCAATTAATGAAAACGAATATTATTATGCTCGTCAAGTTGGTATGCAACTTGGGTTACGTGAACTCAATATTTGTACGGGATGTGGTCCAGGTATTATGGAAGCACCAATGAAAGGTGCGGCTGTTGGTCATGCACAACAGCGTTATAAAGATAGTCGATTTATTGGTATGACCGAACCATCTATTATCGCCGCTGAGCCACCAAATGCTTTAGTCAATGAACTGATTATTATGCCGGATATTGAAAAACGTCTTGAAGCTTTTGTACGAATGGCGCACGGTATTATTATATTTCCAGGAGGACCGGGAACGGCTGAAGAGTTACTTTATATTCTTGGTATCATGTTGAACCCAGCCAATAAAAACCAAACTCTTCCACTGATTTTAACTGGTCCTAAAGAGTGTGAAAGCTATTTTGCTGCCATTGATGATTTTATACGTAATACATTAGGTGAAGAAGCAACCAAGCTTTATCAAATAGTGATCGACTCACCTGAACAAGTTGCTCGTATTATGAAAGATGGCGTAAAACATGTAAAATCTTCGCGCTTAAAAACGGGTGATGCCTATGGTTTTAACTGGCTATTGAAAATTGATGAATCCCTACAACGTCCTTTTGAACCACTGCATGAAAACATGGCTGCATTAAATCT
Proteins encoded:
- the moaA gene encoding GTP 3',8-cyclase MoaA, giving the protein MQLVDNYQRRFQYLRLSITELCNFQCQYCLPNGYRPNKNHTFLSLNEIDNVVSTFTELGVHKIRLTGGEPTLRRDFVDILSIISSYSRVKELAITTNGSRLLKNIAHWQQAGLNAINISIDSLSPHLFKLITGQDKLKELMQCVEKSLEVGIKKVKINTVLMKNMNDNLDDYLLWIKHRPVELRFIELMETGDSNDVFKRYHTAGSIIESQLIAQGWQLQPKMPLSGPAKVYVHNDYQGKIGLIMPYSKDFCKSCNRLRVSSVGKLHYCLFGDAAVDLRDLLVSPEQKTQLKTRIFASLMIKPEKHLLHDHQVGITPNLSYIGG
- the ppnN gene encoding nucleotide 5'-monophosphate nucleosidase PpnN, translating into MITHISPLGSMDLLAQAEVDILKKSANSDLYQLFRNCSLATLNAGSKTDNTKDLLDRFQSFEINVISKERGVKLELINAPESAFVDKRIIRSIQANLFAVLRDILFLNSQIMAIKHLVPNDKLEKEHSYYITNLVFSILRNANALHVGEEPNLIVCWGGHSINENEYYYARQVGMQLGLRELNICTGCGPGIMEAPMKGAAVGHAQQRYKDSRFIGMTEPSIIAAEPPNALVNELIIMPDIEKRLEAFVRMAHGIIIFPGGPGTAEELLYILGIMLNPANKNQTLPLILTGPKECESYFAAIDDFIRNTLGEEATKLYQIVIDSPEQVARIMKDGVKHVKSSRLKTGDAYGFNWLLKIDESLQRPFEPLHENMAALNLHRNQPVELLAADLRRAFSGIVAGNVKEFGMKQIAEHGRYKLQGDPEIMKQLDNLLRSFVKQDRMKLPGGTAYQPCYEICY
- the gluQRS gene encoding tRNA glutamyl-Q(34) synthetase GluQRS, with product MQYIGRFAPSPSGPLHFGSLVTALGSYLQAKSCFGKWLVRIEDIDPPREVKGASSLILKTLETLHLYWDDEILYQSNCSERYQAVLQSLLNKQQAYYCNCTRQRIHNLANRIYDGFCRNRLLSVKDKDQLAIRIKQNHPVLTFTDKIRGEQTAQLADALEDFIIHRKDGLFAYNLVVVLDDHEQGITEIVRGADLLPVTTKQISLYQLFDFSVPTYCHLPLALDKNGHKLSKQNHARPIDLNNLKALTVQALQFLGQKVPKDWQDATQQQLLDWAIQHWQITNVPKQNTQLATDI